Within the Flavobacterium sp. N502536 genome, the region AATTTTAAAAATTTCAAAGTTGGAACCAAAATCAACCTTGAATTTGATGTTGTTGGCAAATACATTTCAAGACTTTATGCGATAAACAAGTAGTGCTTGAAAACCACACATAAAAAAAGCTTCAATTTACATTGAAGCTTTTTTCATTTTATTTCTGTATATAATTGTAATTCCTAAAACAATAGCCACTATTGCTAAAAAAACTAAGTGATCGTCTATTGGAACTATGTCAGGATCATCCGGATCATCTGGTGGTGGCGGTATGGATTGTGCCAAAGCACTAAACCCACTTATCAAAGTCAGGCAAATTGTAAAAAAAACAGTCTTGATTATCTTCATAATTTTAACATGCTGCAATACAGCAAGGTAGGTTGTTAAATTTAGCTAATTTCATATAATTCGCACAAAAACAGGGGCTTACAACGAATTATTTGGCAAATGTATAAGTTTTTTGCAGAAACACAAGATTTAAAACAAAAAAAGAAAAACAAAAACGATATAGCATTTTTAACGTAAGAATAACCCTTTAAAACAGTAATCCCCTCATTACTACATACGTATATTTCTGTTCCTTAGATTCTTTTCCTACAAATCTAAATTTCAATTTCAATATTAAATCCAACTTTATCATCTCAGCGAACAAAAATCCATCTGAATAATTCAAAATTATTGTCTTTTACTGTAATTTTTAATTTTCCAAACCGACTTAAAGCATAAAAAACGATTCGCTGTCAACTACCCCAAAAAAATTATATTCTTTTTAATGAGTTACATTGTCATTACGTACAAACCTCTACTCTAAAACACTACCAACTTTTTTGTGTTCAAAAAACCAAATATTAACACGAAATAACCAATCATTACATACAAATGGCAGTTGTTACAATAGCCAAATTAAAACAAGGCTAAAACTATACTTTTGTCCCATAATAAAACAAAATTTGAGTCTATTTTAGATCAAAGCAGGTTTTAAACCACATTTTAAATCAGAGCTCTCAGAAAGCAAAAATACCTGATTGAAAGACAATTGACTTGAATTTAACCGCTGAACTTATACCTGTTGACCATGAGAATTTCTTTATTTAAAGAAATTAACAAGCAACAAGCTCCTAATCTAATTGAGTAAAGTCAGTTCACTAAAAGAAAACGAAAATTGTTTTTGTGTTTCTCCAAACATTTAAAACAGCGTTTTAGCAAAAATTAAAGCATTAACAATTGATAGGATATAATAAATCCATCTTCAATCGACCTATAAACAATAGTAAGAATCAAATAATTGAATTACGTCCCAACGGATTGTTTATTCAGGTTATTTAAGCAATGGATCTGCAAACAGATCATCAATCTCAAACCTATTTATAAAATGAAAAAACCTACTATTATATTGCTTCTATTATTGTTCTTTTTGCAACTGTCAATTGCACAATCACAAATTGGAAAGGAAAAATTGAAAGAGTTTCGTAAAAGTCCGAAATGGAAAGAAATGATGAATGATCCCAATGCTAATTTCAATGAAACCAATGTTGCTTTTAAGGAATTTTGGAAAGGAAAACCCAATCCGTTAGAATTGATGGAGGGAGAAGAAGAAGCTTTAGAAGAATTAGAAGAAAGATCCTTTATTTCCAGACTCTTTAAAAGTAATAAAACATTAAAAAAAGAATCGCTTCAGCATGCTGAAGATTTTAAGAAATTTAATTTTTGGAGAATCAAAAGCGAAGGTTTCATAAAATCTGACGGAAGCGTAATGACTCGGGATGAAATTCAAGAGATGGTCCGGCAAGAACTACAAAGCAGACAAAAAAACGAAAAAATAATCCCCCAATAATCTTAAAATAACCCATGCAAACAAATTTACGTATTGCAGTCTTACTTGTATGCTCTCTTTTCTTTAACGTTACAAGTGCTCAAACTCCCAATTGGAAAAATATTGGACCTATACTCTTTCCAAAGAAGACCGTTGATCAGATACAAGGTATTGGGCGTTGTATTCAGATTAAATTTCACCCCTCAGATCCTAACAAAATGTATGTTGCCAGTGCTTCAGGGGGATTGTATCAGAGTAATGATAAAGGTCTTCATTGGACTTCATTAGGAACCGATCAGGTTGCTAACACAACGTCTTCCTCTATAGCCATAGATCCTACCAATGATCAGGTGATTTATTGGGGAACAGGTGATGCAAATAATTCTTATGATGGTTTGGGTGTCTATAAAACGATCAATGGAGGAACCACCTGGACCGTATCTAATTCCGGAATGGGCAATCGATTGGTGATACACCTGCTTATTCTTCCTACGGATCACAACACTATCATTGCGGCTACAAGTAACGGTATCTATAAATCGACAGACGCGGGTGCTAATTGGAGCTTAAAATCTGTTCCTCGTATTGAAGTTCAGGATATGTGTTACAAACCAGGCACCAATGGTCAGGTAATTTATGCAACGGCTTCTAAAAAATTTTATCGTTCACTAGATGCCGGAAACAGCTGGACTGAAATCACTTCTCCAGCCTTTGTATTCGGAGCTAACGGAACAAGAGTATCCGTTTGTGAAGCCGATCCAAATGTTGTTTATGTTGCTAATGTTGGTGCTAATACGATAGGAGAAATTTATAAATCAACAGATGGAGGAAGTACCTTTACCAACATGCGTTCGACTAAGGAGTGTCTTGCCGCATATTCGGCATCCGGGGGAGGTGGTCAGGGAGATTATAATTTTGATTTTGAAGTCAACCCTGCTAATTCAAACGAGCTTTATGTATGTGCTCATTTGATATGGCGTTCTACAGATGCAGGTGTTACCTGGGTGCAGCAACAAAAATCCTGGTCATCCGACCTTCATACCGACCAACATCATATTGTATTTGATCCTTATGTTAGCGGTCAGCTGTGGAATGCCAACGATGGCGGAGTCTGGAGCAACATCGCTAATGGCACAGGAGAGTGGACTCCAAAGTCTGACGGTATCGCAGCCACCGAAATTTATCATGGTGCCATTTCCAAAACAAATCGAAATCTATTATATATAGGCACACAAGATAATGGCGGAATTTATTATAATAACGGTACCTTTTATAATAACAGGGGAGGCGACTTTGGTCCGTTTATGTGGTTTGATTATTCCGGTAATTTTTACTCTGAATCAGACGGAAGTAGACACATATATCCTTCGGATTCTGACATAAGCTTGAATCTGCCGGAAACTCCATCGGGTGGAAAATTTACTTTCACTGCCGTCAATGCCGACATTGCTTACCATGCTAATGCCGGAAAAATTTATCGTTGCATTAACCTTACTTCAGCTTCTCCTTCCTGGACACTTATTTACACCATACCATCTGGTAAAGTCAAAGACCTCCAGGTAGATCCTGGTAATGCCGATCGCTTGTATGTATTTACAGATTCACCTGCATTATATCGATCTGACAATGCGATGACTGCTGCCTCTTTTGCTCAGATAACTCTCCCTGTTCAATCCACTAATGGTTCTGTAGCTCCCATACCTAATTCAGATGTTGTATACTTAGGACTTGGAAATACGATCTATCGCTCTGCGGATAAAGGGACAACATGGACCACCACAAAAGGATTTCCTGCAGCAAAAGTGTTAAAAGTGGTAGCTGATTATAAAAGTACCAATGAGGCTGTCTATGCTTCTTATCCCTTGGGCGTATATTATAAGGACAACACTAAATCATCCTGGATAAATTATTCTTCAGGCCTTCCTATAATTTCCGAAATAGTAGATATGGACATTTACAATGATGGTATCTCTAAAGGGATATTGAATGCTTATTTTTATGGAAGAGGCGTATGGCAGAGTGATTTGGTTCCTCCTCCGAGTAACATTACGGTGGCTATGACTTCGCCTGCCAACAATACAACATTTAGCAGTCCTGCTACTATCAATCTTCAGGCAACAGCTTCCGTAAGCTCAGGAAATATTAGCAAAGTAGAATTCTATAATGGCACTACCTTACTAGGTACAAGCCTGTCCTCTCCACATGTTTATTCGTGGAATGGAGTATTGCCTGGAAATTACGATCTGACTGCCGTGGCTTATGATAATTTGGGAAATAAAAAAAGCTCTGCCTTAGTGACTGTTACGGTGACTTTTGTTTGCAATAAAGTTTCAGGGACTCCCTTTGGTACTTCTCCTTATGTAGCAGGCAGTGAATATGATAAAGCATTTGACGGAGATATAAATACAAATTTTAGTGCTAAATCAGCCAGTTCAGGTTATACCGGATTAGATCTTGGAACCGCAAAAGTTGTTACAAATGCCAGATATTATCCAAGATCATCGCAAGCAATAAGGATGAAAGATGGAAAATTTCAGGGTTCCAATACGTCCACTTCTGCTGGTTTTGTAGATCTCTACACCATCCCAACCGAGCCAAATTATGCCTGGCAAGACGTTAGTATACCAAACAGCACAGCCTACAGGTATTACAGGTATTTATCGCCAGTAGACGGTTATTGTGATGTGGCTGAAATTGAATTCTGTACTCATAATGAGCTTCCAACCATAAACCTTACAGCACCAATCCATAATGAGCTTTATACTGCTATTCCTGCGAATATAAATATTACGGCAGCTGCTTCTGATATGGATGGATCGATAAGTAAAGTTGAATTTTATCAGGGTGAGACTTTGCTTGGTATTGATACGTCAAGTCCTTATTCGTTTGACTGGACGGGAGTTCCCAGCGGTACTTATCAACTTCTTGCAAAAGCTTATGATAATCTAAATGCTGTAGTGGTTTCCTCTCCTATTACCGTCGTAGTAGGAAATCAAAAACCAACAGTTTCAATTATTTCACCCGACGATTATGCTGTCTTTGCAAATCCTGCAAATATTACTATTTATGCAACAGCCTCTGACGCTGACGGTACTATCAGTAAAGTCGAGTTTTACAATGGCTCCTCTTTGTTAGGGACTTCAACAACTAATCCATACAGTTACCATTGGGCAGATGTGCCTGTAGGAACTTACACGCTTACAGCTAAGGCGTATGATAATAATGGTGGAACTACAGACTCTTCACCCATAACTGTTAATGTTCCTTTCACTTGTTCTCCGCTTTCGGGCAGCCCTTTTGGCACTCCTCCCTATTACACATATGCTACCTATGACAAAGCATTTGACGGAGATCTAGGAACAACTTTTCAAGCCAGTACATCTAATAACGGTTATACCGGATTAGATTTTGGAACAGCAAAAGTTGTTAAAGCAATACGTTTCTATCCAAGGGCATCTAGAGAAAGTAGAATGAACGGAGGGAAATTCCAAGGGAGCAATGTTGCAGATTTCAGTAGTGGGGTAGTCGATCTATACACCATCCCTTCTATTCCAGTTCTAAAATGGAATGAGGTTGCGCTTTCCAATGAAACTACTTTCAGATATGTGCGTTATTTATCTCCGGCAGGGGGATATTGTAACGTAGCGGAAATTGAATTTTGCGGGTTAAACATTGTGCCAAAGGTAAACATTACTGCTCCGGCAAATGCTGCTACTTATGTTGCTCCGGCAGCAATTAATATTGCTGCTGATGCAAATGGTTCTGTAAGTAAAATAGAATTCTATATAGGAGCTTCTTTAATTGGTACCTCCACTAGCAGCCCATACAATTACAACCTTACAGGAATAAGTGGCGGAACTTACAATCTGACAGCAAAGGCTTATGACCCTGCCGGGGCAGTTGTTTCTTCAGCTCCCGTAAACTTTACTGTCATCAATAATATTGCTCCAACAGTAAGCATTACCGCTCCAGCCGACAATGCAATTTATGTTGCTCCAGCCACTTTCGCTATATCAGCTACAGCTAACGATGCCGACGGAAATATAGACAAAGTAGAATTCTACAATGGTCCTGCACTATTAGGAACCGTTAACGCAAGTCCGTATACTTTTAATTGGACCAGTGTAGCTGCCAGAACGTACACCTTAACGGCCAAAGCTTACGATAATAATGGAATTGTTACCACTTCGTCTGCGGTTTCGGTCAAAGTAAACCAACCGCCTACAGTGAATATTAGCAGTCCGGCCGACAATACAATTTATGTTGCTCCAGCCACCTTCGATATATCAGCCACCGCTAACGATACCGACGGAAGCATAAACAAAGTAGAATTCTATAATGGCCCTACACTATTAGGAACCGTTAATGCAAATCCGTATACTTTCAACTGGAACAGTGTAACTGCCGGAACATACACGTTAACGGCCAAAGCTTACGATAATAATGGAACTATTACCACTTCTTCTGCAGTTTCAGTCAGAGTGAACCAACCGCCTACAGTAAGTATTACCACTCCAAAGAATAATAGTAACTACATTGCTCCTGCTTCTGTTACCATTAATGCTACAGCTGCAGATACAGATGGAATTGTAAATAAAGTAGAGTTCTATAATGGAACTAATTTAATCGCTACTTCAACCACCTCTCCTTACACTTGTAATCTAACAAGTATTTCCGCAGGTGCTTACTCATTGACCGCTAAAGCCTGTGATGATAGAGGTACATGCACTACTTCTTCTGCAATTGCAATTACGGTAAATACACCTATCAATCAAGCTCCTTCGGCAAGCATTACTTCTCCTGCAACTAATACTGTATTTATTGCCCCTGCAAACATTACAATCAATGCTGTAGCTGCCGATTCTGACGGAACAATTTCTAAAGTAGAGTTCTATAACGGAGCAACTTTATTATCGTCTTCGACAACAAGTCCGTATACATACAATTGGGAAAATGTGATTGCGGGAACTTATGCCATAACGGTAAAATCATATGATAATGAAAATGCGACAGCAACATCAGCTGTGGTAAACGTGGTCGTTAATAATAATCAGGCTCCAACAGTAAGTGTTACTTCTCCGGTTAATAATACGGCATTCATTGCTCCTGCAAGCATTATAATCAATGCAGCAGCAGCCGATGCTGACGGAACAATTTCTAAAGTAGAATTCTATAACGGAGCAACCTTATTATCGACTTCAGCAGTCAGTCCGTACACCTACAATTGGGAAAATGTGACTGCGGGAACTTATCAGATAACAGCAAAATCATATGATAACGCAAATGCAACAGCAACATCAGCTGTGGTAAACGTAGTCGTTAATAATAATCAGGCTCCCACAGTAAGCGTTACTTCTCCTGGAAACAACACTGTATTCATTACTCCTGCAAGCATTACGATCAATGCCGTAGCAACCGATTCTGACGGAACAGTTTCTAAAGTAGAGTTCTATAACGGAACAACTTTATTATCGACTTCAATAACCAGTCCGTATACATACAATTGGGAAAATGTGACTACGGGAACTTATCAGATAACAGCAAAAGCCACAGACAATACAGGAAACCTGACCAGCTCTACTCCTGTAAATATTGTTGTGAAAACTAACCCGATAATTAGTATGATTTCTCCCTCTGAGAATGATCAGATAGTAGATCATGGAAGTGATGTTTTGTTCAAATTCAAGGTGACTGATCCTGATGCTGTAGTATCATCCATTATCATTAAAGACAATGGGGCGGTAATTTCTACAATAAGTAAACTTCCTTATTCATTTACCCTTACTAATTTAAGTTCGGGAGACCATTATTTCACCGCAACCGCTGTTCTTGAAAATGGTACCGAATATACATTTACAAGTTTGAATATAGTAAGTAAAAATTGTAAAAGTATGGAATGGAATACTTCAACTGATTATTTAATTGGAGATCAGGTAATCTACCAAAATAGTATTTACAGGGCTTTGGTAATTAACAAAAACAAACAACCGGATCAAGATAAATCCATTTGGTCTAAGATAGGAACTTGCGAGAATCTCTCCGTTGAAGATTTTCCTGCACCTAAATCTAAATACATCTTATATCCAAATCCATGCACCACACATTTCAACATCAAATTTATGGATTGTGCCGGAAAGAGTTTTTACTATAGCATAATGGATATGAACAGCAGGGTAATTAGAGAGAACAAAAGCGAGAGTATCAACAATGTTATATTTGAGAAAGAGGTAAACATTCAGGGGTTATCTTCAGGAACTTACATTGTAATTATTCATTTAGATGAGAAAGTATATAATGAAAAAATAATTATCATAGAAAAGCCTTCTATGTATAAGAAAAAGAGATAATGTTCTTTATCATTTTATGTTACGCAGAGAAAAATATTTAACATTTATAGCTTTTAGAAGTTGTGTAATCCTAACGCTTTACAATACTATAATCTATACCCTTTTTATTCAAGAGAAATTTCAAGTCAATTTATTACAAACCCCAAATTAAATGAAAAAAGCACACCTTTTAATAGCATTCTTTGTTGCTATCACAGCTTATTCACAACAAATTACCGACACTACCGAGCCAAAGAAATTAAATGAAATACATCTAATTACAGAACGCTACTCGAGGTCCACTCAGGATATGAAACACATTTCGAAAAAGGAAATAGAGTTTCAAAAAAGCCAAAATACTGCCGATTTACTAGCCAACACAGGTATAGTAGCTGTTCAAAAATCGCAGCAAGGCGGAGGAAGTCCCGTGTTAAGAGGGTTTGAAGCCAATAAGATTCTGCTTCTCGTGGATGGGATCAGAATGAACAACCTTATTTACAGAGCAGGGCATTTACAGAATATAATTACTGTTGACGAAAACTCGCTGGAACAGATTGATGTACTTTTTGGCCCCGCATCTACTATTTTTGGAAGCGACGCGTTGGGTGGTGTTATTAATATGAGAACCAAAAACCCCATGTTTCTTACCCAAACGAATAACAAGGTGTTTTCAGGAAATTTAATGTCAAGATACAACAGTGCCAATAAAGGATTAACACAATATTTTGATCTTAATTTTGCAGGTAAACGATGGAGTTCTCTATCGTCTTTCTCGTATAATAGTTATGGAGATTTGAGAATGGGAGGTAATCCTAAGGGAAAGAATGAATCTTTTGGCGAGCGCCCTCAATATGTTGAAACTTCGAATAATGTAGATTATTTGGTGCAGAATGAGAATCCGCTTATTCAGAAGTTTTCCGGATATAAGCAATATAATGCCATGCAAAAGATCATCTTTCAACAGGATGAAAATACGCAGCACAGCCTGAATCTACAGTATTCGACTTCTACAGACGTGCCAAGATATGATCGTCTTACTGACCCATCGGGTTCGGGGCTGAAATATGCTGTTTGGAATTACGGTCCGCAAAAAAGATTTCTTTCGGCTTATAAATTTTCGAAACAAAAGGCCTTGTTCGACAGTGATATGAATCTTGGCGTAAGCTACCAAAATATTGAAGAAAGCAGAATCTCAAGAAAATTTAACGATAACAAAACTAAAACTCAGCTCGAAAAAGTAAATGTATTTGCTGTTAATGCCGATTTCAGAAGAAAACTTGGCAAGGGTGATTTTCTTTACGGAGCCGAATTCTTTTATGACAATCTGAATTCGACTGCTACTAGTTCAAACCGCGTCACAGGTATTGTGACTCCAACAGATACTCGTTACCCAAACGGTATAAACCACACTTTAAGAGCAGATATTTTTGCAACTTATAATGAAAAAATAAACGAAACTACTTTCTATAATTTGGGTATGCGTACCGGTTATTCTGCCTTAAAAAGCACTATTGCCAATAATTCTTTTTTCCACCTTCCGTATAACATCATCGAGCAGAGCAACTTCACGTATAGCGGTACTGCCGGAATTATGAAGAATATTAAGAGCACTAAATTGGTTTTCAATCTGGCTTCGGGTTACAGAGTTCCAAACGTGGATGATTTAGGAAAGCTTTTCGAATCAATGCCTGGAACCTTAATTGTACCGAATAAGGATATTGCTCCTGAGAAATCAGTAACGGCCGATTTGACTGTAGCATTTGGGCAGGGAAAGAGAATTCAGTTTGACAATACGGTGTACTATACCCGCCTTTTTGATGCCATTGTTACCGATCATTTTTTGTACAATGGACAGAGTTCTGTGATTTACGAAGGAGTAAACAGCGAGGTATTTGCCATGCAAAACAAAGGAAATGCTTATATAGGCGGTTTTTCTTCTTCCCTGAAAATCGCCATTACAAAACCACTGACGATTTATGGTATGGCAACTTTTACCAAAGGGGAAATAATGAACAGTACAGGGAATACTCCGTTGGATCATATCTCTCCAATGTACGGAAAAACAGGATTGAAGTATGAAAATAAAAGGATGCTTCTGGATTTCTATATGTTATTTAATGGCAGGAAAAATAGTAGTGATTATGCCCTGAATGGTGAGGACAACGAAAAATATGCCCCTAAAGGAGGTATGCCGTCATGGCAAATCCTTAATTTCAAAACAGCCTTTTTTATCGATAAGAATCTGTCAGTTTATGCCGGAATTGAAAATATTTTAGACCTGCAATACCGTGTTTTTGCATCGGGGATCAATGCATCGGGCCGAAATATATCCGTATCAGCAAAATACCAATTCTAATATAAAATTCAGATTTATAATCTCAACGAACAAAAAATCCATCTGAATAATTCGAAATTGGTTGCTTTAAATAAAAGCTCCGGTCCTTCAAAATAACTCAAAACACAAAAAGACCGTTTCGTTACCCGAAACGGTCTTTGTTAATACTATTTAAAAGCTGGTTTCTCTTTTGCTGTTTTTTCTACATTATTTTAATCCAATAAATTCACAAAACACCTTGTGCTTTCTATTAGAAATGGGCAATCTCATGTTATTTGTCATTTCACAGAAAAACCCCTCATTTTTTTTAATCCTATTGACATGAGCTATATTAACGATATACGATTGATGAATTCTGAAAAAAAACTCATCCCCAAGATCACTTTCATATTTACCTAAATTCTGACATGCAACATATTGTTTACCATCAAGTGTAAAAATACTTGTGTATCGCCCATCTGCAATACAACAAATAATTTGATCCGTTTTAATAAAATCAACTTTATCAAAAGAGGATATCAGAATATACTTTTTCACTTTACTATCCATAGCTTATTTTTATTAATTGATACACAAATTAATCTTAACCTTCTACCAAACGTATATTCGTTAAATTTTTAGACGGGGTTAATTCAATACCTATAAATATAGGTTCCGGGTCTCCAAAAAAGACGTCTCACTTCATTACAAACTCGCCTACTAGACAAAAAAAGTATTCCTTCTTTTCGCTTCCTTTTCACGCCCAAAACCTATATTTCTATGGGTTAAATTATTATTTAAAACTTATAGTTTAGTCCCGCACTGATAATTCCCCTATACCCGAATCCTACTTCGGCAAACGCTCCAAATTTTTTACCTACGCGAATACCTGCAGGATTAACCTGGAAAGCAAAATCAGTAGTATTGTCTTTAACAGCTGCTTTGTTCGGTTCTGTACTTGTATACTTGTCCAGAATAACACCTGCAGCAGCCGAACCATAAAAATCCAGCCAAGCTGTTTTTATATAACTAAACGACATGGCTGGCATCACCATAAAATAGTTATTGGTTCTCTTAGCAATAGCTTTGTTATTTTTGTCAAATTGCTCGGTTTGTTCCTG harbors:
- a CDS encoding Ig-like domain-containing protein — protein: MQTNLRIAVLLVCSLFFNVTSAQTPNWKNIGPILFPKKTVDQIQGIGRCIQIKFHPSDPNKMYVASASGGLYQSNDKGLHWTSLGTDQVANTTSSSIAIDPTNDQVIYWGTGDANNSYDGLGVYKTINGGTTWTVSNSGMGNRLVIHLLILPTDHNTIIAATSNGIYKSTDAGANWSLKSVPRIEVQDMCYKPGTNGQVIYATASKKFYRSLDAGNSWTEITSPAFVFGANGTRVSVCEADPNVVYVANVGANTIGEIYKSTDGGSTFTNMRSTKECLAAYSASGGGGQGDYNFDFEVNPANSNELYVCAHLIWRSTDAGVTWVQQQKSWSSDLHTDQHHIVFDPYVSGQLWNANDGGVWSNIANGTGEWTPKSDGIAATEIYHGAISKTNRNLLYIGTQDNGGIYYNNGTFYNNRGGDFGPFMWFDYSGNFYSESDGSRHIYPSDSDISLNLPETPSGGKFTFTAVNADIAYHANAGKIYRCINLTSASPSWTLIYTIPSGKVKDLQVDPGNADRLYVFTDSPALYRSDNAMTAASFAQITLPVQSTNGSVAPIPNSDVVYLGLGNTIYRSADKGTTWTTTKGFPAAKVLKVVADYKSTNEAVYASYPLGVYYKDNTKSSWINYSSGLPIISEIVDMDIYNDGISKGILNAYFYGRGVWQSDLVPPPSNITVAMTSPANNTTFSSPATINLQATASVSSGNISKVEFYNGTTLLGTSLSSPHVYSWNGVLPGNYDLTAVAYDNLGNKKSSALVTVTVTFVCNKVSGTPFGTSPYVAGSEYDKAFDGDINTNFSAKSASSGYTGLDLGTAKVVTNARYYPRSSQAIRMKDGKFQGSNTSTSAGFVDLYTIPTEPNYAWQDVSIPNSTAYRYYRYLSPVDGYCDVAEIEFCTHNELPTINLTAPIHNELYTAIPANINITAAASDMDGSISKVEFYQGETLLGIDTSSPYSFDWTGVPSGTYQLLAKAYDNLNAVVVSSPITVVVGNQKPTVSIISPDDYAVFANPANITIYATASDADGTISKVEFYNGSSLLGTSTTNPYSYHWADVPVGTYTLTAKAYDNNGGTTDSSPITVNVPFTCSPLSGSPFGTPPYYTYATYDKAFDGDLGTTFQASTSNNGYTGLDFGTAKVVKAIRFYPRASRESRMNGGKFQGSNVADFSSGVVDLYTIPSIPVLKWNEVALSNETTFRYVRYLSPAGGYCNVAEIEFCGLNIVPKVNITAPANAATYVAPAAINIAADANGSVSKIEFYIGASLIGTSTSSPYNYNLTGISGGTYNLTAKAYDPAGAVVSSAPVNFTVINNIAPTVSITAPADNAIYVAPATFAISATANDADGNIDKVEFYNGPALLGTVNASPYTFNWTSVAARTYTLTAKAYDNNGIVTTSSAVSVKVNQPPTVNISSPADNTIYVAPATFDISATANDTDGSINKVEFYNGPTLLGTVNANPYTFNWNSVTAGTYTLTAKAYDNNGTITTSSAVSVRVNQPPTVSITTPKNNSNYIAPASVTINATAADTDGIVNKVEFYNGTNLIATSTTSPYTCNLTSISAGAYSLTAKACDDRGTCTTSSAIAITVNTPINQAPSASITSPATNTVFIAPANITINAVAADSDGTISKVEFYNGATLLSSSTTSPYTYNWENVIAGTYAITVKSYDNENATATSAVVNVVVNNNQAPTVSVTSPVNNTAFIAPASIIINAAAADADGTISKVEFYNGATLLSTSAVSPYTYNWENVTAGTYQITAKSYDNANATATSAVVNVVVNNNQAPTVSVTSPGNNTVFITPASITINAVATDSDGTVSKVEFYNGTTLLSTSITSPYTYNWENVTTGTYQITAKATDNTGNLTSSTPVNIVVKTNPIISMISPSENDQIVDHGSDVLFKFKVTDPDAVVSSIIIKDNGAVISTISKLPYSFTLTNLSSGDHYFTATAVLENGTEYTFTSLNIVSKNCKSMEWNTSTDYLIGDQVIYQNSIYRALVINKNKQPDQDKSIWSKIGTCENLSVEDFPAPKSKYILYPNPCTTHFNIKFMDCAGKSFYYSIMDMNSRVIRENKSESINNVIFEKEVNIQGLSSGTYIVIIHLDEKVYNEKIIIIEKPSMYKKKR
- a CDS encoding TonB-dependent receptor plug domain-containing protein produces the protein MKKAHLLIAFFVAITAYSQQITDTTEPKKLNEIHLITERYSRSTQDMKHISKKEIEFQKSQNTADLLANTGIVAVQKSQQGGGSPVLRGFEANKILLLVDGIRMNNLIYRAGHLQNIITVDENSLEQIDVLFGPASTIFGSDALGGVINMRTKNPMFLTQTNNKVFSGNLMSRYNSANKGLTQYFDLNFAGKRWSSLSSFSYNSYGDLRMGGNPKGKNESFGERPQYVETSNNVDYLVQNENPLIQKFSGYKQYNAMQKIIFQQDENTQHSLNLQYSTSTDVPRYDRLTDPSGSGLKYAVWNYGPQKRFLSAYKFSKQKALFDSDMNLGVSYQNIEESRISRKFNDNKTKTQLEKVNVFAVNADFRRKLGKGDFLYGAEFFYDNLNSTATSSNRVTGIVTPTDTRYPNGINHTLRADIFATYNEKINETTFYNLGMRTGYSALKSTIANNSFFHLPYNIIEQSNFTYSGTAGIMKNIKSTKLVFNLASGYRVPNVDDLGKLFESMPGTLIVPNKDIAPEKSVTADLTVAFGQGKRIQFDNTVYYTRLFDAIVTDHFLYNGQSSVIYEGVNSEVFAMQNKGNAYIGGFSSSLKIAITKPLTIYGMATFTKGEIMNSTGNTPLDHISPMYGKTGLKYENKRMLLDFYMLFNGRKNSSDYALNGEDNEKYAPKGGMPSWQILNFKTAFFIDKNLSVYAGIENILDLQYRVFASGINASGRNISVSAKYQF
- a CDS encoding LytR/AlgR family response regulator transcription factor — protein: MDSKVKKYILISSFDKVDFIKTDQIICCIADGRYTSIFTLDGKQYVACQNLGKYESDLGDEFFFRIHQSYIVNIAHVNRIKKNEGFFCEMTNNMRLPISNRKHKVFCEFIGLK
- a CDS encoding outer membrane beta-barrel protein, producing the protein MKKSIIVSTVFLTFSTLVVKAQETAKHEVNLTYSDGIPISFADGFSNALSSAILGQKLNSKTTSSGNFGLGYRNQITERIRVGGDVAFQQEQTEQFDKNNKAIAKRTNNYFMVMPAMSFSYIKTAWLDFYGSAAAGVILDKYTSTEPNKAAVKDNTTDFAFQVNPAGIRVGKKFGAFAEVGFGYRGIISAGLNYKF